The genomic interval AATAATATTTCAGAGTCCTTGGCCGAGTCAGCAGCCGCCTACACCAAGGCCACAGCACGGAAGTGTTTGCTGGAAAAAGTGGAAGTCATCACCGGGGAAGAGGCAGAGAGCAACGTGTTACAGGTGAGGGAGCCAAAGGCCTGGGTCTTCAAGGTCCTTTGTGTTCCTGGGGGTCCTACCCCCAAGGGTTGGATCTGCAGCCTTGGCACCTGGGCCTCCCCTTTGTGGGCTGCTGGCCTATACCCTGTAGCCTCATTGGAGGGCTCTTATGGAGAGCTTAGCCTGAGACAGGGgtcttctggttttgttttggttttagagCAGGAGGGTCTGTTTTGAGATATTCTTGATGGTTTGGGAAATGACAAAGACTATGGGAAAAAACACCTTCCTGTTGTCACCCATAATTAACACATGTAATCATTTTGTCTCAGTAGGAAGAAAATCAGATGCAGCCAGAATTGCAAACCCGCCCTCTCCATCCCTGTCTCCCACCCCGCTCCTCCTCCTGAGGCCACACCTCCCAAGCTGGCTGGGTTTGGTGGGCAGTGTCCATCTGCTTCCTTTCTCTGGACACATACAGATGTGTCTATGTCTATAAATCACGTAGAGTACTATGGAGTTTTTAGTGGTactgctttttttccccatttattttatttattttttttttttgtagagacagagtctcactttgccgcccgtagagtgccatgatgtcacacggttcacagcaacctccagcttttgggcttacgtgattctcttgcctcagcctcccgagcagctgggactacaggcgcccgccacaacacccggctattttttggttgcattttggccgaggccgggtttgaacccactaccctcggtatatggggccggcaccctactcgctgagccacaggtgccaccctccccatttattttttttttttttttggcagtgcaTCAGATTTTATTACTGGTGTGGCTGTTTCTAGTATATTTAACTTTGAAATGTTCAACTAGTTTTCAATCTCTGTCTTAGCTAGATGCTTATCATCTTAGTCGCTAACTCAACACATAAATCTACTAAGACCCATGAATGATAATCTTAAATTACTGTTTTtcccccaacaatagaaaaagctGATTCCTTTACCATTCCCCAAATCTAAACTTGAATAGTTTCACTTATAAGATACTCAGTTGAGAATATTACCAAATACAAATCATTAATTTCTTTAAGCTGCACTGATACTATTACATCACAGTGCACACAACACGTAGAGCAAATGAGATGAAGTCTAAATATACTTTTCACTTATAATTAGTTCTACACAAAAGGATTCCCTAGTCAATCTGTTTCAGACCAGTTGACTATATCCATAAGCAACAGTatactttatcttattttatactTGTACTTTAAGTAAGGTTTTAAGTTGAAATGTCATTATTTCCTTATCTGAAGGATTGAAGGAAACAGGAACCCAGTGGCTTGGAGGTTTGGGAAGAACACTTGGTGATGGTGGCTCACTAAATTTGGCTCCAGCATAGTTTTGATTAGCTTGagatttaaaaagtaagctgGGACTTGATAAGCTTGAGTTCCAATTTtgattatttggaaaatttttgttcTTCCCCCCATTTTGCATGGCTTGCCATGCAGCTGCTGATGAGTTATAACcatgtcctctttcttttttcttatgaaCAATCTTCATCTGAGAATTCTGATCCTTGGTCTTCTGTCTATTAATCTGTTGTTGGTTCTTACTAACATTTCTAGATTGAGGGGCTGGAATGTTATACCTTTCTCCACCACCCATCTTCAGCTTCTTTGTCACCTTTCAGTCTGCTTTCCCGATTGTAGGATTTCCACTACCTGTCCTCTTCCTTGCTGCCAAGCCCAGGATAATAGGTGTTGCTTTCTGAAGGATCCTTTCCTTTGTCTCAATACAGAAGTTTTCATGGGCTGATCTGCTGAGTTCAGCCTAGGAGCTGAGGCCAACATCTGAGTCTCCTCAGCACACAAGTTTGAGAGAAGCCCTAGCAACTCCAGGCTCGGACTACGGAGGCGGCGGCTTCCTCTCAATGTCGAAGCCTCCCTCCCTTTCCAGGGAGAAACGAGGCACGGATCGAACGAGGCCCACAAGTAGCGACGAGCTGGCTGCTGACCACCCGATACCTCCTCCCCGacctcctcctccagcctctaCCGACAAAAtgccccatttattttttaatgtagtcaTGTTGAGAGAGATTGGCTTAGAGGGAACTGTACTTCTCTGTGAAGGACTACATATGGTCTTTGTCACATATTGTTATTTTCTTAACATATATACAATAGCTttattggccaggcacggtggctcacgcctgtaatcctagcactccaggaagctaAGGCATTGGATAGCcggagctcaggaattcaagaccagcctgagcaagagcaagaccttgtctgtactgaaaatagaaaaactagctgggctcaGTGATAtatgctacttgggaagctgaagcaggaggattgctcaaccccagaaagtttgaggttgctgtgagctatgacaccatggcactctacccagggtgacagagtgagactctatctcaaaataaataaataaacaaaacagcctTATTGAGATATACTACACCTACTATATAATTTAAATCATGCAGTTCAGTGGATTTTAAGTATATTCATAGAATTGTACAGCTATTACTACAATCTAGTGTAAAACATCTTTGTTCCCCACAAAGAAACCCCATTCCTGTCAGCCGTCTCTCCCCACTCactcccccagcccctgacaaccacttactgacttcctgtctctgtggatttgcctgttcaGGACATTTCGTATGAATGGCACtgtgtgtccttctgtgtctggcttctctcactcagcataatgttctcaaggCTACATTTTGTAGTTTCTGTCAGAGCCTCCCTCATTCTTATGACTGAACATGTTTCATTATAAGGATGGACCAcatttgtttacccattcatcagttgatacttggcttatttttatgttttggctgttgtgaatcaTACGGCTATCAACATTTgcgtacaggtttttgtgtgaacacatGTTCCCTTCATGTTCCCTTTCTCTTGGGTAGATCCTTCAGAGTGCAATTGCTGGGCCATGTGGTAGCTCCATGTTTAACTCTTTGAGgcactgccagactgttttccacagcagctgtaccattttctTTCCCTACCAGCAGTGAATAAGGTCTCTGTTTCTCCACGTGGTTATAGCCACACATAGCAGATGTGAAGTGACATCTCACTGTGGTTCTGATGTGTGTTTCCTTAATgattgggttcttttttttttttttttttaatatcccttttaaaatataaaacctttCAAGCTTAATGGCAGAATAGGAAACTGCCCAAGGGCTAGGTGTGTCCCGCAAGCCAGAGTCTGCTGACCCTGGAAGTCCATGCAGGTTAAATGTCACTACTCTCAGGGTCCATCCTCAGCAGAACATCCAGCCAGGCTCCCTGCTCACTAAGGGCCACCGTGTGTGTTCCAGATCCAGTGTAAGCTGTTTGTCTTTGACAAGACCTCACAGTCATGGGTGGAGAGAGGACGGGGGCTGCTCAGGCTCAACGACATGGCGTCAACCGACGACGGGACATTACAGTCCCGACTGGGTGAGCTGCTGAGGGCTACTGAAAGGGTCTGTGGTGGGGCTCCGTGGAGAGGGCTGGAGACAGTGCGGTCAGAACTGCAAATGCCAAAGGGGTGAAGGGAGTTATTGCGACCTGGTGCTTGTCAGAGTAGAGGAGCAGGGAAGCCATCCCCACAGGAAAGCCACACACACATCGTTCAGCTTTCAGCACCTGGTCTGAAAAGGGTCTGAGGGGCTATTGCCCCTCCTGACTCAGTGTCAAAGTACATAAAAGTCTATGGCAATTTTTAAACTGATT from Nycticebus coucang isolate mNycCou1 chromosome 3, mNycCou1.pri, whole genome shotgun sequence carries:
- the LOC128582256 gene encoding proline-rich nuclear receptor coactivator 2, giving the protein MGGGERYNIPAPQSRNVSKNQQQINRQKTKDQNSQMKIVHKKKERGHGYNSSAAAWQAMQNGGKNKNFPNNQNWNSSLSSPSLLFKSQANQNYAGAKFSEPPSPSVLPKPPSHWVPVSFNPSDKEIMTFQLKTLLKVQV